The Trueperaceae bacterium sequence GGTTGCTGCTGCTGAGGAGGAGACCGGGGGGCAGTTAGGAACCCGTTGGCTTTCCGATTCTGGACACTTACCAGACTCCGATTTCATTGTTGTTGGTGAACAAACGAACAATCAAGTTGCCCTAGCACATAAGGGGGTGATGCGTGCCACAGTTACGGTCAGGGGTCGTTCTGTCCATGCAACTAACCCAGATCGCGGTGTAAACGCTGTCACAGCTATGGCCCAAATCGTGCTTGCCCTAAAGGCGTACCATGAGCAACTCGCTAAGCGTAGCCACACCTTGGTTGGTTCACCAACCTGTAATGTTGGCACTATCCAGGGAGGCAGCACCGCAAATGCTGTTCCCGATCAATGCATAATAAAACTAGACCGGCGGATGATTCCGCGAGAAGATCCCGAAGTAGTTCAACAAGAGATAGAAGAAGTTATTAACGCGATCCATATTGCCCCAGCCGAAGTCACCGTAAGCGACTTCTTATTTTCCAGCTGGTTCGAATCAGATCTGACAACACACTTGGGTCAAAGGTTCTTAAATGCTGCGAGGATGTTCGGGGATCCTGGGCCAATCGGTTACCTGCCAGGAAGTGACGCTAAACACCTAATGGATCGAGTCCGGGGCGATATGATTATCTTTGGTCCCGGGAGTTACGAGGTGGCTCATGCTTTTGATGAGCATGTTGAGCTTTCTGCCTTGCACAATTGCGAGACCATTCTTTCGGCTTTTCTTGCTGAGAATATGCTTGGTTAGTCTTAGAAAGTAGGATATCGATAAATGAATCATCGTGGCACACTAAAATATTTTTTAAGGAGAAAATAATGACTAAACCACTTACGATAGGAAATGTCACCGTAAATCCCGGAGAAATTGGTCGAGGAGGCATTCCCATTGGTCGGGATATGTACGGTAACGAACGTATCATCCCCATTACCGTGTTTCGCGGTGCACAAGAGGGGCCCATCATGTGGCTTAATGGCGCAACGCATGGTGATGAACCTGAAGGTCCGTTCTCCATCTTCCTTGCAACAAAAACTTTGGACGTAGCTACTTTGAAGGGTACGGTTGTTTCTGTTCCAGTGTTGAATGTTGGTGCTTTTGCTGCTGGGACACGAGGTGATCCTCTAGATTCATTCGCATACGATATGAATCGTGCTTACCCGGGTAGCGCTGATGGCTTCCCGACGGAGCGAATCGCTTGGGCTCATTGGCAAGCAATGAAGGATAATTGCGATCTGCAGATCGCAATTCACTCTGGTGGGGAGCATTCGTATCTTGCGCACATGATTTTTGCAGCTGACAATCCGGCTAGCTGGGAGCTTGCTGCTGCATTAGGTCCGCAATGGACACTTGTGTTTCGTAGTGGCACCGGAAGTGGTAATCCCAGTTCAATGATAGGCGGACTTGATAAAGGAGGAGTTACAGTTGAGTTGGGAGGAAACTGTCGCCTTCTAACCAACGACTTTCACGAAATTGCTCAAGATCTCGCTGGAAGCTATCTGAACGCTATGCGACATTACGGAATGATTGAGGGGGAAGCTGATTATGCAGCCAGCTGGCGGCAAGGTTACCAAATCCCACTCCTAGCGCCGGCAACGGGTATGTTTGTAGGTAACCCTGATATTGAGTTTGAGACTCCGATTCCAGCAGGAACGGTTATAGGCCAGATTTTCGATCTTTATGGTGATGTCGCTGGTGAAGTTAAGGCGCCCCAGGAAGGCGTAATTTTTGGTCTCCGTTCTCGTGCTTCCGTAATCGAGGGTCACTGGTGTTGCTTCTTCGGGATTGTAGAGAATACTTCGGAAGATCTGATTCCAGGTCGTTGAGACTTCACAAATGACTAATGACGTTTACGACGTAGTGATTCGCGGAGGGACGGTTGTAACTGAAGACGGCGTACAACTTGCAGATGTTGCTGTTACATCTGGCCGGATTGCAGCTTTGCTCACACCCGGTACCGAAACAGCAGCATCTGAAGTAATTGAGGCCAGCGGATTACACGTGCTCCCTGGTGCCGTGGATATTCACTTTCACGTTCGGGCACCAGCTTACCCAGAACGAGGAACGGTCAGTTCCGAAACCAAGGCCGCAGCAGCAGGAGGAGTCACAACCCTATTCGAAATGCCTATTTCGAAACCATGTTGCGCAACACCTGAAGTGTTTCGCAATCGTCGTGACCTGTTCGCTGACCAAGCTTACGTTGATTTTGCTCTTTACGGTGCTCCTGGCACTCTCGATCCAATTAACGTTGCCGGTATGGTGGAAGAGGGTGCTATAGGTTTCAAGATCTTTATGACAGAAGCACCAAAGGGTCGAGATGATGAATTCATTGGACTCTGCCTACCCCAGGAGGGCCCTCTTCTTGAAGCGCTACACCTTGTTGCGGATTCTGGACTCGTTACCTCAGTACACGCCGAAAGTAGCCCCCTACTTCAGTATTTCACTGATAAACTCCTAAAGACTGGTCGTAATGACCCCTCGACTCACGGCGAATCCCGACCACCGGTGGTCGAGGCTCTCGCGATAGCCAAGCTGTTAACTCTCAATCAGCAAGCTGGTGCATCGTTACACGTAGCTCATGTGACATCCAGAATGGCAGTTGATACCATCCGAATGTTTCAAGAGCAAGGCATGAACGTAACCGCTGAAACCTGCCCTCAATATCTTCTATTCACGGAGGCAGAACTCGCAAAATTTGGTTCTTACGCCAAGATCAACCCTCCCCTTCGCACAATGGATGACCAAGAGGCCTTATGGGACGCCCTGAAGGATGGAACGTTGAGTTCAGTTGCTACTGACCACTCACCCTTCACCGTTGAAGAGAAAGAAAAGGCCCGGACCGACATTTGGGCTGCTCCCCCAGGGGCCCCTGGCATAGAAGAGTTAGTGCCTGGCATGCTCAACGCAGTCGCAAATGGTCGCTTAAGTATCCAGCAGGCCGTAGCTTTAATGAGCACTAACGGGGCTAAGAGATTTGGTCTCTACCCGCGCAAAGGTGTCATAGCAGTCGGAGCCGACGCCGATTTTGCTGTTGTAGACCTCAACTCAGAAACAGTCATACGGAAGGAAGAGTTATACACACAGGCTCGCCTCGGTGACCATCTATATGATGGAATGACCTTCCAAGGTAAAATCGATCGGACTATCCTAGCTGGCCGTACCATCTTCGATGGCAAGATCGTCGGACAGCCAGGTCAGGGCAAATTCCTGCCACCATCGTAAAAATAAAGCTTAGGATCACGAGACATACGACTGGAACACAAATAGGAGGAGGATTTTCCGCATGCCCCACAATTTTCAACCTAATTGGTTCAAGGGTGTTTTCACCATTATGCCAACACCGTTTTCTGATGACGGATCCCTAGATACCGACAGCCTTGACCGATTAACCCGCTTTCTAATAGACCTTGAGGTTGATGGGGTAGTAGTACTCGGTGTTATGGGAGAGGCGCCTAAACTTTCAACCGACGAAGAACAGGCTGTGATACGGACTACTGTCAAAGCAGCGGCAGGGCGTATACCTGTCTTCGCTGGGACTAGTTCTGGTGGAACGGACCTCACCATAGCTAAGAGTCACACTGCGCTTGAGTTGGGTGCTGCAGGATTGCTCGTGGCGCCACCAGGAGTTCAAAGTGATGCAGTTATAGCTGAGGCATATCGTAGACTTGATGAGGCTGTCGATGTCCCAATCATTCTCCATGATTATCCTGCTACAACCGGTATTAAACTAAGTGCAGAACTTGTTGTAGAACTGCACCGGGATCTAGAACACGTCGAGGTTATCAAGTTAGAAGAGCCGCCCACTGGTCCTAAAATAAGTGCTATCCGGAAGCTCGGTAGCGACATCGGAATAGTAGGCGGTTTAGGTGGGATGTTTTACCTCGAAGAGTTACTCCGTGGTGCAGATGGGATGATGACTGGGTTTTCCTACCCTGAGGTATTAGTTTCGATCCAACGCGCATTTAAACGCGGTGACCGTAGCGAGGCTGCCAGGATTTTTTACCAGGCTTGCCCTATCCTTAGATACGAGTTCCAGCCAGGCGTTGGACTTGCTCTTCGCAAGGAGGTTTACAGACAGCGTGGAGCTATAACTTCGGCTTTCGTTCGACATCCTGGTCCGCAGATCGATGAGCAGCTCATAAGTGAGCTTAATTCTGCGCTCGAAGCTTCTGACCTTGGTATGGTGACGTCATGAAACTTGGACTAGAAGGTAAAAGAGCTATCGTTACGGCGGCGAGTGGAGGGCTTGGTTTTGCAACCGCTGCTGAGCTCGCTAAAGAAGGAGCTCAAGTCGCCATATGCAGTCGGGATATTGAGAGAGCAGACGAAGCAGTTGAACGTATTTCTGCAGTAGGAGGGGAAGCGCGAGCTTACCAGGCAGACGTGAGCAAGGATGATGACCTCAAGACGCTTTTTGAACAGGCCAGTAGTGACTTAGGTGGCCTCGATATCCTCGTAAGTAACGCCGGTGGCCCACCACCCGGTACTTTTGAAGCGGTATCTGAGGATCACTGGGACACAGCTTATGCCCTTACTCTTCAGAGTGTAGTTAGAAGTGTGCGTTACGCGCTACCGCATTTTCGTAATGCAGGTGGGGGACGTGTCTTAACAATTGTTAGTTCAAGTGTTCGCCAGCCGCTACC is a genomic window containing:
- a CDS encoding succinylglutamate desuccinylase; the encoded protein is MTKPLTIGNVTVNPGEIGRGGIPIGRDMYGNERIIPITVFRGAQEGPIMWLNGATHGDEPEGPFSIFLATKTLDVATLKGTVVSVPVLNVGAFAAGTRGDPLDSFAYDMNRAYPGSADGFPTERIAWAHWQAMKDNCDLQIAIHSGGEHSYLAHMIFAADNPASWELAAALGPQWTLVFRSGTGSGNPSSMIGGLDKGGVTVELGGNCRLLTNDFHEIAQDLAGSYLNAMRHYGMIEGEADYAASWRQGYQIPLLAPATGMFVGNPDIEFETPIPAGTVIGQIFDLYGDVAGEVKAPQEGVIFGLRSRASVIEGHWCCFFGIVENTSEDLIPGR
- a CDS encoding dihydroorotase; translation: MTNDVYDVVIRGGTVVTEDGVQLADVAVTSGRIAALLTPGTETAASEVIEASGLHVLPGAVDIHFHVRAPAYPERGTVSSETKAAAAGGVTTLFEMPISKPCCATPEVFRNRRDLFADQAYVDFALYGAPGTLDPINVAGMVEEGAIGFKIFMTEAPKGRDDEFIGLCLPQEGPLLEALHLVADSGLVTSVHAESSPLLQYFTDKLLKTGRNDPSTHGESRPPVVEALAIAKLLTLNQQAGASLHVAHVTSRMAVDTIRMFQEQGMNVTAETCPQYLLFTEAELAKFGSYAKINPPLRTMDDQEALWDALKDGTLSSVATDHSPFTVEEKEKARTDIWAAPPGAPGIEELVPGMLNAVANGRLSIQQAVALMSTNGAKRFGLYPRKGVIAVGADADFAVVDLNSETVIRKEELYTQARLGDHLYDGMTFQGKIDRTILAGRTIFDGKIVGQPGQGKFLPPS
- a CDS encoding dihydrodipicolinate synthase family protein — its product is MPHNFQPNWFKGVFTIMPTPFSDDGSLDTDSLDRLTRFLIDLEVDGVVVLGVMGEAPKLSTDEEQAVIRTTVKAAAGRIPVFAGTSSGGTDLTIAKSHTALELGAAGLLVAPPGVQSDAVIAEAYRRLDEAVDVPIILHDYPATTGIKLSAELVVELHRDLEHVEVIKLEEPPTGPKISAIRKLGSDIGIVGGLGGMFYLEELLRGADGMMTGFSYPEVLVSIQRAFKRGDRSEAARIFYQACPILRYEFQPGVGLALRKEVYRQRGAITSAFVRHPGPQIDEQLISELNSALEASDLGMVTS
- a CDS encoding 3-oxoacyl-ACP reductase, whose product is MKLGLEGKRAIVTAASGGLGFATAAELAKEGAQVAICSRDIERADEAVERISAVGGEARAYQADVSKDDDLKTLFEQASSDLGGLDILVSNAGGPPPGTFEAVSEDHWDTAYALTLQSVVRSVRYALPHFRNAGGGRVLTIVSSSVRQPLPNLLLSNVFRPAVQGLSKTLSIELAEDNVQVNCLAPGRIETGRVNQLDQALADRLGSTFDEVREKSLQAIPMGRLGQPEEFGRVAAFLCSEAAIYITGSTIIVDGGSVRSL